A genomic window from Nitrospiria bacterium includes:
- a CDS encoding peptide-binding protein — protein sequence MIRSLAIVIAAAALCLEAVAVPAGEPEKPDAITLGSIGDAQRLIPMLASDSASGDISGWIFNGLVKYDKNINLVGDLAESFTASPDCRKVTFRLRKGVKWQDGQEFTAADVLFTYQKAIDPKVATPYSGDFERVGKITAADPYTVQVTYKEPFAPGLASWGMGIIPKHLLENTDLNTSPFNRNPVGTGPYRMKEWVTGQKIVLSANDAYFEGKPRVEEYIYRIIPDNATMFLELKAGGLDFMGLTPIQYQRQTDTAYFKRYFNKYRYPAFAYTYLGYNLLDSRFKDKRVRQAIAYAINRRSVIDGVLFGLGRPATQPVPPESWAYNPDVPKFEYNPEKAKQLLEEAGWKDTNNDGILDKDGQPFQFTILTNQGNDERRKTAEIIQQNLRKIGIQVEVRVLEWQAFLHQFIDKKKFEAIILGWSLGRDPDSYDIWHSSKTKEGEFNFVSYKNPEVDRLLLEGRKTCDQDRRKEIYNKIHALIAEDQPYTFLYYPDTLPVVHKRFKGISPSPIGIWYNFPTDWYVPKNKAEWYQ from the coding sequence ATGATTCGGTCGCTTGCCATCGTCATCGCGGCCGCGGCCTTGTGTCTTGAGGCCGTCGCCGTCCCTGCGGGAGAACCGGAAAAACCGGACGCGATCACCCTGGGATCGATCGGCGATGCCCAGCGTTTGATCCCGATGCTGGCCTCGGACTCGGCCTCCGGGGATATCAGCGGTTGGATCTTCAATGGTTTGGTGAAGTACGACAAGAACATTAATCTGGTGGGGGACTTGGCCGAGTCCTTCACCGCCTCGCCGGATTGTCGAAAGGTCACCTTCAGGCTTCGCAAGGGGGTGAAATGGCAGGACGGTCAGGAATTCACGGCGGCCGACGTTCTCTTCACCTATCAAAAAGCCATCGACCCAAAGGTGGCGACGCCCTACAGCGGCGACTTTGAACGAGTGGGAAAGATCACGGCGGCGGATCCGTATACCGTTCAGGTTACCTATAAGGAGCCCTTCGCCCCGGGGCTGGCGAGCTGGGGCATGGGGATCATCCCGAAGCATCTTCTGGAGAACACCGATCTCAACACGAGCCCATTCAATCGAAATCCGGTCGGCACCGGTCCCTATCGAATGAAGGAATGGGTCACCGGACAGAAGATCGTCCTGAGCGCGAACGATGCCTATTTCGAAGGCAAACCGCGCGTGGAGGAGTATATCTATCGGATCATTCCGGACAACGCGACGATGTTCCTGGAATTAAAAGCCGGCGGGCTGGATTTTATGGGGCTGACCCCGATCCAGTATCAACGTCAGACCGATACCGCGTATTTCAAGCGGTATTTTAACAAATACCGCTACCCCGCGTTTGCTTATACCTATTTGGGTTACAATCTGTTGGACTCCCGGTTTAAGGACAAACGGGTCCGTCAGGCCATCGCGTATGCGATCAACCGACGATCGGTGATCGACGGAGTTTTGTTCGGTCTCGGAAGGCCCGCGACCCAACCGGTGCCCCCGGAATCCTGGGCCTACAATCCGGACGTGCCGAAGTTTGAATACAACCCGGAAAAGGCCAAACAACTTTTGGAGGAGGCGGGTTGGAAGGACACGAACAACGACGGCATTCTGGACAAGGACGGCCAGCCGTTTCAATTTACCATTCTGACGAATCAAGGAAACGACGAACGGCGGAAGACGGCCGAGATCATTCAACAGAATCTAAGGAAGATCGGGATCCAGGTCGAGGTCCGCGTCCTGGAGTGGCAGGCCTTTCTCCACCAGTTTATCGACAAGAAAAAGTTCGAGGCGATTATTCTGGGATGGTCGTTGGGACGCGATCCGGATTCCTACGACATCTGGCATTCCAGCAAGACCAAGGAAGGGGAGTTTAACTTCGTTTCGTACAAAAATCCGGAGGTCGACCGGCTTCTGCTGGAAGGCCGGAAGACCTGCGATCAGGACCGTCGAAAGGAAATCTACAACAAGATCCATGCGCTCATCGCGGAGGATCAGCCCTACACCTTTCTGTACTATCCCGATACCCTTCCGGTGGTGCACAAGCGGTTCAAGGGAATTTCTCCCTCGCCCATCGGCATCTGGTATAACTTTCCCACCGACTGGTACGTGCCCAAGAACAAGGCCGAGTGGTATCAATAG
- the secG gene encoding preprotein translocase subunit SecG, whose protein sequence is MYIMLIILHVIVSFIMVGVILLQAGKGAEIGASFGGSSQTVFGSRGPGTFLSKLTVWAAVIFMVTSLSLSVLSKGRFLSTSVLDLKKQEAPAAPPATGEAAAPSATAPAKPAEGPSSAPATPTPTTPAPAAPAPAQETPPKTAP, encoded by the coding sequence ATGTATATAATGTTGATCATCCTGCATGTGATCGTCAGCTTTATCATGGTCGGCGTGATCCTGCTTCAAGCCGGGAAAGGGGCCGAGATCGGCGCCTCGTTCGGAGGATCCAGTCAGACCGTATTCGGCAGCCGCGGTCCGGGTACGTTTTTAAGCAAGCTGACCGTGTGGGCCGCCGTTATCTTTATGGTCACTTCCCTGAGTCTGTCCGTGCTGTCCAAGGGACGCTTCCTTTCCACGAGCGTTTTGGATCTGAAGAAGCAGGAAGCCCCCGCGGCGCCGCCCGCTACGGGGGAGGCGGCCGCCCCGTCGGCGACGGCGCCGGCGAAACCGGCCGAAGGGCCGTCAAGCGCCCCGGCCACGCCGACCCCAACGACCCCAGCCCCGGCCGCGCCGGCGCCGGCTCAGGAAACCCCACCCAAAACGGCTCCATGA
- the tpiA gene encoding triose-phosphate isomerase yields MAIGNWKMHMTLAESTAVARQLTRLLGDTRRVEIVIAPSYTALPAVAEVLKGTGILLAAQNAHWDDQGAYTGEVSAIQLKDAGCRFVLVGHSERRSIFGETDEVVGRKLTGVLKRGLSAVLCVGETPEQRRTHRTTDVVTAQLEAALAEAAPGPFDRLVVAYEPVWAIGTGQVATAGQISEVHELIRQRLEKILGPEGAEAVRVVYGGSVTTENIAELAVIKELDGVLVGGASLKADGFAAIVKTLEKMKR; encoded by the coding sequence ATCGCGATCGGGAACTGGAAGATGCACATGACCCTCGCCGAATCGACGGCGGTCGCCCGGCAGCTGACCCGGCTCTTGGGAGACACGCGGCGGGTCGAGATCGTGATCGCGCCCAGTTACACCGCACTGCCAGCCGTCGCCGAGGTCCTGAAAGGGACCGGCATTCTGTTGGCGGCGCAGAACGCCCATTGGGACGACCAAGGGGCCTACACCGGCGAAGTTTCGGCGATCCAACTCAAAGATGCCGGTTGCCGGTTCGTCCTGGTAGGCCATTCCGAACGGCGATCGATATTTGGCGAAACGGACGAAGTGGTGGGGCGGAAATTGACCGGCGTATTAAAGCGCGGGTTAAGCGCCGTCCTCTGTGTGGGAGAAACGCCGGAGCAGCGCCGGACGCACAGGACGACGGACGTCGTGACGGCGCAGCTCGAAGCGGCGCTCGCGGAGGCGGCCCCCGGGCCCTTTGATCGGCTGGTGGTCGCCTATGAGCCGGTCTGGGCGATCGGAACCGGCCAGGTGGCGACGGCCGGCCAGATTTCAGAGGTTCATGAGTTGATCCGTCAACGGCTGGAAAAGATCCTGGGTCCGGAAGGGGCCGAGGCGGTCCGGGTGGTCTACGGCGGGAGCGTGACGACCGAGAATATCGCGGAGCTGGCGGTGATCAAGGAGCTGGACGGTGTCCTGGTCGGCGGGGCCTCGCTTAAAGCCGACGGATTTGCGGCCATCGTTAAAACATTGGAAAAAATGAAGAGGTGA
- a CDS encoding phosphoglycerate kinase produces MNMHKVTIEDLKIKKKRVIIRVDFNVPLDEHLNITDDTRIRSALPTINYAIDEGAKVILCSHLGRPNGKIDPRLSLAPVVKRLQRLLGKEVAFAPDCIGPQVEKMVGQMKSGDVLLLENLRFHPGEQKNDEAFSKALARLADVYVNDAFGTAHRNHASVTGITKFVPQCAAGFLMKKEIDYLEGAMANPARPFVAILGGAKVSGKLGVVENLGKKVDKVIIGGGMAFTFYKALGYEVGGSLVEDGMLQMAMDIRNHARARGVKFYLPVDCVVAQSRDPSAETKIVPMQEIPKDWMALDIGPASVKLFTEALANAKTILWNGPMGLFEMDAYSRGTFAVAHAVANAYALTIVGGADTALAVYRAGESENISFISTGGGAALQLLEGNELPGLAVLPSRAEEPQRV; encoded by the coding sequence ATGAATATGCACAAAGTGACCATCGAAGATCTGAAGATCAAGAAAAAACGCGTGATCATCCGTGTGGATTTCAACGTGCCGCTGGACGAGCACCTCAACATTACGGACGACACCCGCATCCGTTCGGCGCTGCCCACCATTAATTATGCCATCGACGAGGGGGCGAAGGTCATCCTCTGCTCCCATTTGGGAAGGCCCAATGGAAAGATCGATCCCCGTCTGAGCCTTGCGCCGGTGGTGAAGCGCCTCCAACGGTTGCTGGGCAAAGAAGTGGCCTTTGCCCCGGATTGTATCGGCCCCCAGGTGGAGAAGATGGTGGGCCAAATGAAATCGGGCGACGTCCTCCTTTTGGAGAACCTCCGCTTCCATCCCGGGGAACAGAAAAACGACGAAGCCTTTTCCAAGGCCCTGGCCCGTCTGGCCGATGTGTACGTGAACGATGCCTTCGGGACCGCCCACCGCAACCACGCCTCCGTGACCGGCATCACGAAGTTCGTTCCGCAGTGCGCGGCCGGATTTCTGATGAAAAAGGAGATCGATTATCTGGAAGGGGCAATGGCCAATCCGGCCCGGCCCTTCGTGGCGATCCTGGGCGGGGCGAAGGTTTCGGGAAAGCTGGGAGTCGTCGAAAATCTGGGAAAGAAAGTGGACAAGGTGATTATCGGCGGAGGAATGGCCTTTACCTTTTACAAGGCGCTGGGCTATGAAGTGGGTGGATCGCTGGTCGAAGACGGAATGCTCCAGATGGCGATGGATATCCGGAATCACGCCCGGGCTCGTGGCGTGAAGTTCTACCTTCCGGTCGATTGCGTCGTGGCGCAGAGCCGGGATCCCAGCGCCGAGACGAAGATTGTCCCGATGCAGGAAATTCCGAAGGACTGGATGGCGCTGGACATCGGTCCGGCCTCGGTTAAATTGTTCACGGAGGCGCTGGCCAACGCCAAAACGATTCTTTGGAACGGGCCGATGGGGCTCTTTGAGATGGACGCCTACTCCCGTGGAACGTTTGCCGTGGCCCATGCGGTCGCGAATGCCTACGCCTTGACGATCGTGGGCGGGGCGGATACGGCCCTGGCCGTTTACCGGGCCGGGGAGTCCGAAAACATTTCGTTCATCTCAACCGGAGGCGGCGCGGCCCTGCAGCTGTTGGAGGGAAATGAACTCCCCGGTCTGGCCGTGTTGCCCAGCCGCGCCGAGGAGCCTCAGCGGGTGTGA
- the gap gene encoding type I glyceraldehyde-3-phosphate dehydrogenase, translated as MTIKVGINGFGRIGRNLFRSALSHREIEFVAVNDLTDAKTLAHLLKYDSVHGVLSAEIEAKENSIRVNGRPMEVLAEKDPMKLPWKALGIDIVVESTGRFTDREGAGAHLAAGARKVIISAPAKDPDLTIVLGVNEAMYEPGRHSIVSNASCTTNCLAPVAKVLLDGFGIKRGLMTTVHSVTNDQRLLDLPHKDLRRARAAHLSMIPTTTGAAKALFLVLPQLKGKMDGMSIRVPTPNVSVVDLVAEVESDVTESELNARYRQAAEGPLKGILQYTEEPLVSVDLNGNPHSAILDATLTKVLAGRMVKVIAWYDNEWGYSCRLRDLIEYIGRKG; from the coding sequence ATGACCATCAAAGTCGGTATTAACGGGTTCGGGCGAATCGGCCGCAATCTATTCCGGTCGGCCCTATCCCATCGTGAGATCGAGTTCGTTGCCGTCAACGATCTGACCGATGCCAAAACGCTCGCCCATCTCCTGAAATACGATTCGGTGCACGGGGTCCTTTCCGCCGAGATCGAGGCCAAGGAGAACTCGATCCGGGTGAACGGTCGGCCGATGGAAGTGCTGGCCGAGAAAGATCCCATGAAACTTCCCTGGAAGGCGCTGGGAATCGACATCGTTGTCGAATCGACGGGCCGATTCACCGATCGCGAGGGTGCGGGCGCGCATCTCGCCGCCGGGGCCCGGAAAGTGATCATCTCGGCGCCGGCCAAAGACCCCGATCTCACGATCGTGCTGGGCGTAAACGAGGCGATGTATGAACCCGGCAGGCATTCCATTGTTTCGAACGCTTCCTGCACCACGAACTGCCTCGCTCCCGTGGCGAAGGTGCTCCTGGACGGTTTCGGCATCAAGCGCGGATTAATGACGACCGTCCACTCCGTGACGAACGATCAGCGCCTCCTGGATTTGCCTCACAAAGACCTGAGGCGGGCCCGGGCGGCCCACCTCTCGATGATTCCCACGACCACCGGCGCGGCCAAGGCCCTCTTTCTGGTTCTTCCCCAGTTGAAAGGGAAGATGGACGGAATGTCCATCCGCGTTCCGACGCCGAACGTCTCGGTGGTGGACCTGGTCGCCGAGGTTGAAAGCGATGTGACCGAGTCGGAGTTAAACGCCCGTTACCGTCAGGCGGCCGAGGGTCCTTTAAAAGGCATCCTGCAGTACACGGAAGAGCCGCTGGTCTCGGTCGATCTGAACGGCAATCCCCATTCGGCGATCCTCGACGCCACCCTGACCAAGGTCCTGGCCGGACGCATGGTGAAGGTCATCGCCTGGTACGACAACGAGTGGGGCTATTCTTGCCGTCTGCGGGATCTTATAGAATATATCGGACGGAAAGGTTGA